A window of Trichomycterus rosablanca isolate fTriRos1 chromosome 5, fTriRos1.hap1, whole genome shotgun sequence contains these coding sequences:
- the marchf5 gene encoding E3 ubiquitin-protein ligase MARCH5, translating into MVDENAVVMQQILDRSCWVCFATDEDDRTAEWVRPCRCRGSTKWVHQACLQRWVDEKQRGNSTARVACPQCNAEYLIVFPKLGPIVYVLDLADRLISKACPFAAAGIMVGSIYWTAVTYGAVTVMQVVGHKEGLDVMERADPLFLLIGLPTIPVMLILGKMIRWEDYVLRFWRKYSNKLQILNSFFPGLGCPVPRIPAEANPLADHVSATRILCGALVFPTIATIVGKLMFSSVNSNLQRTILGGIAFVAIKGAFKVYFKQQQYLRQAHRKILDFPEQEEA; encoded by the exons GAGTTGCTGGGTGTGTTTTGCTACGGATGAAGATGACCGAACGGCCGAGTGGGTGCGACCGTGCCGATGTCGCGGCTCCACCAAGTGGGTGCATCAGGCCTGCCTTCAGCGCTGGGTGGATGAGAAGCAACGGGGCAACAGCACGGCCCGAGTGGCCTGCCCCCAGTGCAATGCTGAGTACCTCATTGTCTTCCCCAAACTTG GACCTATTGTGTATGTGCTGGATCTGGCAGACAGGCTCATCTCCAAAGCATGTCCATTTGCTGCAGCTGGCATCATGGTGGGCTCCATCTACTGGACCGCAGTCACGTATGGGGCTGTCACGGTAATGCAG GTGGTGGGCCATAAAGAAGGGCTGGATGTGATGGAGAGAGCTGATCCTCTCTTTCTCCTCATTGGACTGCCCACCATCCCAGTTATGCTCATTCTGGGCAAGATGATTCGCTGGGAGGATTATGTGCTTCGCTTCTGGAGGAAATATTCTAACAAGCTGCAAATCCTCAACAGCTTCTTCCCCG GGCTTGGATGTCCCGTTCCCAGGATTCCCGCTGAGGCTAACCCACTGGCTGATCACGTCTCAGCTACTCGGATCCTGTGTGGAGCACTGGTGTTCCCAACTATTGCCACCATCGTGGGCAAGCTTATGTTTAGCAGTGTCAACTCCAACCTGCAGAGAACAATCTTG GGCGGCATTGCATTTGTGGCTATAAAGGGTGCGTTTAAGGTGtacttcaaacagcagcagtaccTCCGACAGGCTCATCGCAAGATCCTCGACTTCCCTGAGCAGGAGGAGGCCTGA